A window of Vibrio gazogenes genomic DNA:
TGGTCAGTCGCGGTGAAACGGTTAGAAATCCTGAGCCAAGCCGGGTACTGTAATCGAGGCCCACATAAGCCGATGACAGGTTGCGTGAGCTGGAAACAATCAGGCTGTCCATCAAATAGTTCTTTTCCCGGCGGTGGTTCAGGCCCATCGTGACAAACGATTTACTCTGTGCATCGCGCGTAATCAGTCGCTTGAGGGTTACATCATGGCTGTTGGTTTTTCCTGAGGTGCCAAACACAAAGTCATTGCTGACAAAGCCGCTTTCGTAACTGCTGTAGGCGGTGCGATAGTTGGCGTTCCAGCGCCCGTAGGGAATATCCAAACTCAGGCTGAGACTTTCCGAGGCATGGCCGGTCGGCGGATCGAGACTCCGGCTACCGGATAATGACCACTGATCGAGTGCATCAATGATATTTTCGGCATTCAGGGCATAACGAAACTGGGTTTCTCCGGTAGACTTCTGACCGGAGTTTTCCACACCGAACGATGTATTTCCCCAAAATCGTGTTTCACTCCGAATATCAACAATACTGTATCCCTGTTTACTGCCCGGTCTGATTTTAATTTGGGCATTATAACGGGACAAACGGTTGATTTGATCAAGGCCTTGCTCGATCTCACGCAGGTTAAATATATGATCAATTAATCCCGGGAAAGCATTATTCAGAAATCCTTCCGTCCGACCATTAAATTTCAGTGCTTCCAGTTTACCTTCCAGAATCACAATTTTTAATTCACCGCTGGTTAAATCCTGAGGCACTAAATAAGCCCGCGAAGTGACATACCCGGCACTGATATATTGGTTGGTAATCGTCCGCAGGTATTCATTAATTTGAGGTAATCCCAGACAACCCGGTTTGAAATCAATCCAGGCCAGAATTTGTTGGTGAGAAAATAGCGTATTACCAGAAAAAACAATCTGTTGTATAGGAAAACATTGCTGAGTCCGCGTCGTCTCCGAAGGTGGCAGGGTCGGCAATTCACTTAGCTGTTGAACGGACTGTTTCGCTTGTTCTATCTCTTGCAGACGCTGTCGCTGCTCCTGCTCAATACTCGCCTGAGTCGCAGGAGAAATCGGTGCCATACCATTATGGCTATAGGCATAAAAAGAAATGAAATAACTACAGCCAGCAAGAAATAAATATTTAGACAGCGCCAAGCGCTGAAAATAACGTCTTCGCATTCAGGGAACAACCTAGCATTAAATATGATCCCAATAAGGGGATCTATTGTTTTTTTTATTGGCACGGATATTAGGTTACAAAAACATCAATAGCAATATTATTCTCAAATTTGATACATTATTTTTATTAAAAAATATTGATTATTTATCCGTAGTCAAAATTCAAAACACAATAAAGGCAATTAATTTCATATTTAAATCAAATCAATATTTGATGATTTATAATGAAATGTCATAAGCCAGATTTCAGGATATTAATGCCAATTCTTAAAGGATGACCGGATTGAGAGCGGCTCCGCGACCTGCTGACAGGTCGCGGAATAGGGTTGATAAAGAGGGAATGTTCAGATGTGGATCATAAAGAGCTAAGACGCAGAGGATGATGGAGATTGCCCAGACAACAGCCCTTCGGCAATCTCCATCGCTTCCTCGTGCGATGAAGCCGGAATCAACGGGTAACCCCAGAACTTGGCGAAAAGCACTGCAAACGCCTTGATGCCGAGGCGTTTGGCTTGACTGGGTTCGACCATAATCATGGCCTGAACCAGCGTGCGCAACTCAGCCTTGTGTTCTCTCATCCAGAATGCAGTCCGTCTCTTCTCTTCCGGTGAATGAGCATGGTCTTCAGCAGGTGGCGTATCGGTCAATAGCACAAAAGGTTCACCGCGCTTCAGATTGGCCTCGAATGCTGCGAAGTCTTTTTCGTGATCATGCCCCGGCTCATGCGAAAAACTCATCCAGACGAAGGGAAAGTTTGAGCTATTCATCGACATCATGTGCTCCTTTACTCTTGAGGTGACACCAGGTCGCCACAATGGCGAACACGCCCGGCACAGTGATAAAGAAAACCGCGGAGAAGGCAACGTACCAGCCATCACGCATCCCGTCGGAAATCCCGCCGAGGGTATTGAGGGCAACCATCAGAGTCCCGAGGATCAGCGCAACCCACTGAGACTTCCGGGTGCCGATCAGTGCGAGCAACACCGTGATGATCCAACACCCATAAAATGTCGGAAACACCCACAGAACATCGGGCTCAAACGTTATCGTCGGCGTTGCGCCCTGTGCTCTCACAAAACCGTTGACGTAAAAGAACAGCTGGAAGGTGACAAAAAGTACAGCGCCGACACCGCTAGTCAGCCAGAACAGGGCAACCCGGTTTTGTTGATGGATGGTCGCAGGGCGACGCTGGTAGAGATTTGGTTGGGATGACATAATTTTCTCTCTTATCAGGTTAGGTATGCAAAAGAACAAATGTGTTATAGGAGGACACTCACATCTTGTAGTTCAGCGTGAACATGACATTGCGCGGTGCACCATAGCTCACCGTGTCGAAGTCCCCCTTCTGTAGCGCGTACTTCTTGTCGAACACGTTGTTCAGGTTGACGGCCAGATTGATCGCCTTCGTGATGTCGTACCGTCCCATTAGGGATACCAAAGCATAGGAACCCTGTTCCCCGCCCGATGTACTCGTCCCAGTATTGGCTGCTTGGTAGAAACGGCTTTGCCACTGAATACCGCCGCCGAGCGTCAACTGGTGCCAGTCTCCGGACAACTGGTAGGTATTGAAAAGCTGGGCCGTGGTGCGCGGTAGCTTCGAATTCAGACGCACGCCATCACCATCTTCCGCCGTGAAGTGAGCGAT
This region includes:
- a CDS encoding ShlB/FhaC/HecB family hemolysin secretion/activation protein; the encoded protein is MRRRYFQRLALSKYLFLAGCSYFISFYAYSHNGMAPISPATQASIEQEQRQRLQEIEQAKQSVQQLSELPTLPPSETTRTQQCFPIQQIVFSGNTLFSHQQILAWIDFKPGCLGLPQINEYLRTITNQYISAGYVTSRAYLVPQDLTSGELKIVILEGKLEALKFNGRTEGFLNNAFPGLIDHIFNLREIEQGLDQINRLSRYNAQIKIRPGSKQGYSIVDIRSETRFWGNTSFGVENSGQKSTGETQFRYALNAENIIDALDQWSLSGSRSLDPPTGHASESLSLSLDIPYGRWNANYRTAYSSYESGFVSNDFVFGTSGKTNSHDVTLKRLITRDAQSKSFVTMGLNHRREKNYLMDSLIVSSSRNLSSAYVGLDYSTRLGSGFLTVSPRLTMGSDLFGGERNQPGFPKAQFRKGTLTASYTQPFQSGPVFTSTLFAQWSNDTLYSSQRLSIGGEYSVRGFKDVSISGDEGYYWRNDLSYPLGTLPYIGQVSALWAVDTGSIVRDKNDALERGSLMGSSLGIQTRSRRVSSSLAIGMPLDAPGALDADHYIVNYRLNIAI